The genomic region GCCGTGTGGCGGCGCATGAACGGTCCGAAGCAGGAAGTTTCCAGCGACCGGCTGAAGATCTTCTTCGACGGCCGCGACCCGGAAGTCGACGGCGAGCCGCTCGCCCTGCCGCGCCGCGAGCGCCACATCCTCGAATATCTGGCGAAGAACCGCATGCGTCGCGTGACCAAGACGCAGATCTTCAACGCCATCTACGGCGTCTTCAACGACGATGTCGACGAGACGGTCGTGGAGGGTCACATCAGCAAGCTGCGCAAGAAGCTACGCCTGCGCCTCGGCTTCGAGGTGATCGATGCGAAGCGCTATCTCGGCTATCAGTTCGTCGCCTGAGCGGCGGCGAAGTTTTCGGACGAGCACAGATCGGGGAAGACACCCCGGGAGAGGTCTTTGGCCGGTTCAGCCGACCTTGAGACCGAGACGAGCGGCCTGACGCTCGACAAAAGCATGCATGCGCTCAAGACCGGTTTCGGTCAGGCGGACGAGGGTGCGACGACGGTCGGTCTCGTCTGGGAAACGCATGATGAGATCCGCTTCCTGCAATTCGTCGATACGGCGCAGCGCCGTGGTCGTGGCGACACCGGAGGCGAGACACAGGCTCGTGACGGACACGAAGCGGCCGGTGGCTTCCGCGACGGCGAGATCAAGCATCATATCCCAGGCGGGATCGGAGAAGAGCTTCGCCTTGAAGATCGCGTCGCGATCGGTGCGTGCTGCGACCAGGGCGCGAAGATAATCGGATTCCGTCGCGGACTGGGACGGTTCGGGGCTCGTGCGACCGGTGAGGTCGAGAGCCCTGCGGATGGCGATCGCCACTTCTTCCGCAGAAACCGGCTTTTGAAGAAAATCGACGGCATTGAGGCGCAGCGCCGCGACGGCGCGATCGAGCGACGCATTGCCCGTCATGACCACAGCGGTGAGAGGCCGGCTGTGCCGCCTCGCCGTCAGCTTCTGCAGGAGCTCGATCCCGTCGATCTGGGGCATCTGCAGATCGGTGACGATGACGCGCAAACCTGGGTTGCGCTGAACGATCGCCAGAGCTTCGACTGCGGTGCTCGCCTTCAGCGGCGGCAGGTCAAGCGCGGCCAGGCCTTCGGCCAGCTCATCGAGGATGTCGACATCGTCGTCGACGAGGAGAATCTGCGGCTGGGAATTGGTTCTGGCACCAGGTTCCTTGGTATCCATATCGTGCTGATACCTCACGATGCCTCCTTCCGTTTCACGGCGGAGATTGAGAGGCACTTCCTAAGACGGGGTTTAGTCAATTGATCCGAAACGCGCGAAGCTTGCTAAGCTTTTATTGACGATACACCCATCGGGTCGTCCGGTCGAAATCGGCCGGCCATAGCCCGAGCACCCCGAAGAGGGACTTAATCCGTTGGTCCGCATCGTGTAAACAGCCTGAAGGTCCGCATCATTCTTGCCCGAAGGCATTCTGCCCCCTGAGATCGGAGACAGAGGCTGTAGCAACTAAAGGGCGTTCTGCGTCCTTTTGTTGCATTGGGGCAAGTCTCTCAGCTTTGGACGACAGGGGCAAGAGGCTTCAACGCGAAGCTGCATTCCGGCGCGCGGCGGAAAGCGGCCAGCGGAGGATCTTGCAGTCCACGAATCGCGCCTCCAGATCCGCCAGCATTTCGAACGGGTCGACGGGCTTGAAGAAGAGGACGTCGGGGCCGAAAGGTTCGCCGAGCACAACGTCTGTCGCCTCGCCGGTGATGAGGGCAATAACCCGCGGACGCAGCGGTTTCGGGAGCCTTCGGGCCCGCCCGATGAGGTCGAGACCGCTCATTTCGCCAAGGCGCAGATCGGTCAAAAGGCAGTCGGGCGCAAGGCCCTGTACAAGCAGGGCGTGCGCCTGCGAAACGCTCGCGCACAAGGTCGGACGCCAGTCCTCGGCTTCCAGGAATTCGGCGATCTCGGCGGCGAGCTCGCGCTCGTCCTCACAGATCAAAATTGAGCGAGGTGCCATCAGGCGGCTTCTTCAAGAGACAGGGCGTCAGAGGCAATGGGCAGGCGGATGGTGAAGCATGCCCCGGCCCTGACGTTGCGGGCGACGATCTCGCCGTTCATGTCGCGCACGATGTTGCGGACCATGGAAAGGCCGAGACCGGTGCCTTTGCCGACGGGTTTCGTCGTCACGAACGGATCGAAGATATGGGCGATGATGTCGTCGGCGATGCCGCCGGCATTGTCTTCGAGTTCCAGGACGACAGTGCCGGCCTGGACGCGGCCACGCACCTGGAGAACGGGCGTTCGATCGACATCACGATCGTGGAGCGCGTCGAGGGCATCGCGCGCATTCACCAGAATGTTGACGATGACCTGCTCGAACATGGTCTGTTCGCCGGCCACAGCGAGATCGTTGGGAAAATCGAGGTCGATGTCGAGGCGAATGCCGGCGGCGCGATATTGCTCGGCGACGAAGCCGATCGCGAGCTGAACGGCGTCGTGAAGCGCGAAGGGCTCGCATTGCTGGGAGGTGAGGCGCCCATATCTGCGGACCTGGTCGGTGATGCGTTTCACCCTTTCCACCTGGTCGCTGATGCGGGTGAGTTTGCCTGCCAGCGCCTCGCCGGTCTCGCCATTCTCCAACAGGCGGCGGGCATTGGCGATGGCGAGCCGGATCACGGCGAGAGGCTGATTGGTTTCGTGAGCGATGGCCGTCGCCATTTCGCCGAGGGTCGCAAGCTTGGCGGCCTGCATGACCTTGAGTTCGGCATCGCGCAATTTGGTGACGTCGGCGAGCGCCAGCATCCGCAGCCGGCGGCCGCGCCAGCGCGCGGACGAGATGGTCCCGCGCAGGGAGCTGATCTCGCCGTCGCGGCGACCGAAGCTCATGATGATGGAGCGGGCATCACCCTGATCGGTCGCCTTGGACACATCGATCGCTGCCTGGATGAGGCGCGTCCAGTCCGGATGGGAGAGTGGGGCGCCGACCAGCCCGACCGCCTCGTCATTGGCGAATTTCACTTCATGGTTGTCCGGATCGAAGATCAAGGTCACGAACGGCATCGCCTGCATGGCCTTCTCGAAGCTCGTTTCGACCTCGATCTGGGCGCGCCGTGCCTCCAGGACGTCATGAAGACGTCGGCGATCGCGTCGCGCCTGCACGACCAGAAGCAAAATGAGGCCGCCGCCGCTGATGAACATCAAGGTGAGGGGGAGCGCTGCCGTTTCTCGCGAAAGCTCGGCTTCGCGGCGATTGATTTCGTCATTGTCGACGACGGCCGCTTCCAGGATGGTTTGCAGGTCGCGTCCGAGAGGAACGAGTTCGCTGCGCCATTGCGAGATGATGCGCCCGCTCTTCGGCGGTGGCGGAAGCGGGTCTTCGAGGCGGGCGAGATAGGCGTCGATGCGCGTCCGATAGGCCTTGAGGGCCGGGGTGAATGTATCGATGCCCGCAATCAGACGGCCTTCCTTCGACGCATAGAGAAGCGGCAGGCGCGAATCGAGAAGCTCCAAGCGCAGCTTGAGCTGGTCGATGATGCGAGGAGAGGGCTTTTCGCGGGCGATATCCAGGGCGGAGGTGGTTTTGACGTATTCGAGCTGCGCCTGATAGGCGACCCAGCCCGAGCTGCGGATGGACATCGCCAGGAGCTGGCGCTGCTCGGACTGTCGCAGATAGAGCATGCCCGTTGCCATGAAGAGGCCGAGCGTCGTGACGACGAGGGCGCCGGCAAGCAGCCTGCGCGCGATTTTTGCCTTCTTACTCAACACGGAAGTCGATGCTCCGGATCTGCCAGATCATCCGGCTGTGGTAGAGATGGCTTTTAAGCTCCGGATACGCATCGACGGGATAGACGATGCGGAAGGGGCCTTTGTCGCGGATGCGCATTTCCTGCCCATCCTGGCGCACCGCCATGATGACGTCGTAGAGCGCCCAGTCCGATTGCGGGATTTCGGCGGAGTAATCGTTGAGCGCGACCAGAGCCGCTTCGACGACGGGGAGGCCCGCAAGGTCGGCAAGGGTGGCGAGAAGCGGACCGCTGAAGGCCTGGTTTCCCGCTTCCCAGGGCGTGTGCGTGACGATCACCTGCTGTTGCAGCGCCTCGATGTCTTCGCGGCTCATCAGCTTTTCCGCGAGTACTGCGCCGCTTTCGCCAAGCCAACGCAACGTCAGTTCCTGTGCTGCGACAGGACTTCCGGAAACAATTGAAAGTGCGACGGCTAAGAAAAGTGAGAGGCGGGACATTAGGAGGCCTGCGATTTGTATTTTGCGTGCATTGTCGTGCAATCTTGAAAATTAGGTTTATTCGAGAAGATATTTTGTCGCGATAGAGTTTGCCGAGAGATCCGGTATCTCTTCGCCGTATTAAAAACTACATCGTCTCTAAATTGGCAGCTGTGTCGTGGTTATCGTGGATGATCGTGAGGCTGTGGGCCTTCGTGTCCTGCTTGCCCGCGTTATGTTGCAGTTTTCCGAAGCTGACGCAGCAGAACAGAAACACTTGATTTTGCAGTTAAGGAGCCCGACTCGAAGAGATTAAAAACTGATGGGTTTGCAAAGTCTGGAACGGTTCCAAAGGGGGCGAGCGTGCCGGGCATAAGGCGGAAAACCGCCTGTCGAAGTGACGGCGGAAAATCCAATTGGCCCCTGAGAGGCCTGCGAGATCTGGAGCTGCGACCTGGCGTCGCGGTTTGGCGTCGGGTGTCGCAATGCGGCCCGGGGCGAGGTGAACGCCCCCTCGACCGGGCCCGACCGGGCCCGACCGGGGCTCGATCGCCGCCGGGGAGACGCCTTGAGGATGTGTGGCGGGGCTACCGGCTCATCTCGCGACGCCCGGCCCGAAAGGAATCCTCCACGCCTTCGACCACCCGGTCGTAAGTGTCGCGCATTGACGCCGGATATTGCAGGCTGAAGCCCTGCACGGTGTCGCCGCGCACGAAGAATTTTTCGTAGAAAATGTCTGAACCGCGATAGCCGGAGACGACCAGCCAGTTTCGGCCCTGAGGCGAGTAGGTGACGTTCTCGTAGCCATCGGTGCCGCGCATGAGGGCGCGCAGATCGACAGCCCCGTCGACACCTTCGACCACACGGGCGGAGATTTCGAGCCGGGCCCCGTCGCCGACGAAGGCCGTACCGTAGGCGAGGGGCGTCTCTTTCGGGAAGAGCTTTTCAGGATAGGCGATGCGGGCGCCCGAGCGAGGATCGGCGTAAGTCGTCCAGCCCTGCCCGCTTTGGGGCGCGGCGACCACGGAGGCCGGCATAAGGATGGCTGCCGTGGCGAGAGACGTTGCGGCGATGAGCAAGGCGGTTGCGGTGGCGCCCAAAATCGTGCGCAGGGTGGCGGCGAAAGCCCTCATGATGGCGTCCTTTCCACTGTGCGAGTGGAGACGAACGGCAGGGGGAGGGCATCGTTCCGAAATGGCGGGCCGTCTCACGCCCCGCCTCACTCCCGATCTCACTCTCCGGCGAGCGAGGCGATCATGTCTTCCATGCCGGCGGTGTTGTGCATGCGCAGGATGGCGGCGCAGGCGGCGAAATCGTGCCGGCGAAGCGCATCGACGAGGAGGCGGTGTTCTTCGATCACGGAGGCGAGCCGGTTCGGCCGGTAGCCGAGGCGCCGGCGCAGCGCATAGATGAGCTCCCAGCCGAGTTCGAAGAGGCGGGTGGCTTCCGCATTGCCGGCCAATTCGAAGAGCCGCATGTGCAATGTGCGGTTCGCCATGATGATCTCTTCGAGGTCGGCTCTCTCCACGGCCGCGGCATGAGCCGCTTGCAGACTGGAAAGCTCGTCGAGCATGGCAAGGGTGATACGCGGCATGAGCCTTTGCACCGCGAGCGTTTCGAGCGCGGTGCGGACCTCGTAGACGTCCTTCAGGAATTTTTCGTCGATCGGGCGGATGACGGCGCCGCGATTGGGCAGGATGGCGACGAGCCCTTCGCCCTCCAATTTGCGCAACGCCTCGCGCACCGGCATGGCGCTGAAGCCGAAGCGCCGCGCCGCATCGGCGACCTTCAGGCGCTCGCCGGGCCTGTATTCGGCGGTGACAATGGCGCGCCGGATGAGCGCCGTCGCCTGTTCCACCGAGGTCGGACCAACCTCCTCCTCCTGCGCATCCATCCCGATCACAACCCGAGCCTTGCGGCTCTTTTCCCCCAACCTGTTCTCTTTGCCACAGAAGAAGCACTTGCTCCATTGGTCAAACGGCGCGCGCGGAGAGTTTCCCGGTGAAGGGGCTGCAAGCACCGGCGCCGGGTGCTTGTGGCTGTCGCAAAAGTGGGGGAAAAGCGGCCGGTTGCGAGGAATGGGAGAAGGCGATGTCGAAGCTCGTCGTGAGTGCGGGGCCGTACCGGTTCGATGCGAGGCTTGAGGAAGAGGCGGCGCCTCAGACCTGCGCGGCGTTCCGCAAGGTGATGCCGTTCGAAAGCAAGATCGTGCATGTGCGCTGGAGCGGCGAGGGCGTGTGGATCCCGCTCGGCGACATGCAGTTCGGCGTCGGCTACGAGAACCATACGAGCTATCCGGCGCCCGGCCAGATGGTGCTCTATCCGGGGGGCATCAGCGAGACGGAGATCCTGCTTGCCTATGGCGGCGTGCATTTCGCCTGCAAGATGGGCCAGCTCGCCGGCAACCATTTCATCACGCTGACATCGGGCCTCGACGATCTCGCCAAGCTCGGCCCGATGACCTTGTGGGAAGGCGCGCAGCCGATCCGCTTCGAATTCGCCTGAGCCGCTGGGGCTCAGGCTTTCGGTCAAAATTCCGCGAAGGCCGGATCGGGAGGCGGTGCCTTGCGATCCGGCCTTTTTGCGTTTGCGGTCCTCAGCGGCCGGTGGCCGCCATCAGATGTTCGGGATAGCGCTCGCCTTCGACGTCGATCTCGGCGAGAGCGGCACCGATGCGGCTCAAATCGTCCTCGCCGAGCTCGATCTCGGCCGAGGCGAGATTTTCCTCAAGCCGGTGGAGCTTGGTGGTGCCGGGGATCGGCACGATCCAGGGCTTTTGCGCAAGGAGCCAGGCGAGCGCGATCTGCGCCGGCGTCGCCTCCTTTTCCGCGGCGACCTGTTTCAGAAGCTCGATCAGCGCCTGGTTCTTCTCCATCGCTTCCGGCGTGAAGCGCGGCAGGAGGGCGCGGAAATCGGTCTCGCTGATCTTCGTATCCTTGCTCATGGCGCCGGTCAGGAAACCCTTGCCGAGCGGAGAATAGGGAACGAGGCCGATGCCGAGCTCCTCGCAGGCCTTAAGGATGCCGTTGGTTTCGACGCCCCGCGTCCACAGTGAGTATTCGTTTTGCACGGCGGTCACCGGCTGCACCGCATGCGCCCGGCGCAGGGTTTCCGCGCCCGGTTCCGACATGCCGAAATGCTTCACCTTGCCTTCGGCGATCAGGTCCTGGACGGCGCCGGCCACCTCCTCGATCGGCACGTCCGGGTCGACGCGGTGCTGATAAAAGAGGTCGATCTCGTCGATGCCGAGCCGCTTCAAGGATGCCTCGGCGACCTCCTTGATGTGTTTCGGCCGGCTGTTCATCCCCGCCTGCTTGCCGTCCACGATGTGGAAGCCGAATTTGGTGGCGATCACGACCTTGTCGCGCATGGGGCGCAAGGCCTCGCCGACGATTTCCTCGTTTGTGAAGGGGCCGTAGACCTCGGCCGTGTCGAAGAAGGTGACGCCCCGCTCCACGGCGGCACGGATGAGGGCCACGGCGTCGTTCTCTTTCGGGAAATCTGTGAAGCCGAAATTGAGGCCCATGCAGCCGAAGCCGAGGGCGGAGACCTCAAGGTGGTCGGCAAGCTTGCGTGTTTTCACGGTATCTCTCCATTGGAGGCTTTTCGAACTGGGCGGGATTCTCGAACGGGTATGTCCAGGGTGGCGTTTTTGAGGGGCGCAGAACCCAGTATCTTGTCGGTGGGTGCGGCCGGCGGGTGCGTGGGGTGGCAAGATGTATCCTGCCCTGGGCGGGCATCGATGTCATGCGCGGAAATCAGGTGAACGCGGGTTGGCGACCAGACGCAGGTCTCCGCTTACGCCTGTGCGCCTTCTTCATAAGTGAGCGCCGGCGGCGGGGCTTTGTCGGCGAGGGAAAGGCGTCTTGTGATGCTGCGCGCGGCCCGCGGTCTGTGCCGATTGCCGCAGCGCTGAGAAGGCCCGCAAAAAGGGCGGTGTTAGCCGTTTTGTGACCATATTGTTGCCCGAGGAGGCCGTTCTTCTTCCGCGATGTTCGCGGATTTACGGAGCGGGACAGGAATGGGCAGTTTGCCCCCCGAAAGGGGGATGGGGGAAGGCGACGACGGATCGTCCGCAGACCGGATTTTCAAGGCGGGATTTTTCATTTCGCTCGTGTTCATCGCCTTCGTTGCGGGGGCGATCATGACAACGGCGGGGGTGACGCCCGGCCCGCAGATCAGCGATGCCTATCTCGGCGGCAAGGCGCTCTATGATCGCGCCACGACGACGCAGAATCTCTACCTGACGGATCTCTGGTATCCCGAGCGCCGGTCCGACAAGGGCGTGACGGTGAACGATGCGGCACGCACCGAGCAGGGGCTGACGCTCTACACCTCGGGCGACGATGCGGTGGCGCGGCTGATCGCCATGGACGGGACGGTCGTGCACGAATGGCGGCGGCCCTACAGCTCCGTCTGGCACGAGGGCGCCGCCGTGAAGCGCCCGCAGCCCGACGCCTTCGTCTATTTCCGCAAGGCGATCGCCTATCCGAACGGCGATCTTCTCGTCGTCTACGAGGGGGCGGGCGACACGCCCTACGGCTACGGCGTCGCCAAGCTCGACAAGGATTCCAACGTCATCTGGAGCTATCTCGCCAACGCCCATCACGACATCGATGTCGGGCCGGACGGGCGGATCTACGTTATCACGCATGAATTCGTGAACGAAAAGCTCGACGGATTCGACAATTTCAAGCAGCCGCGGCTCGACGATTTTCTCGTCATCCTGTCGCCCGACGGACAAGAGCTGAAGAAGATCGCGCTCATTCAGGCGGTGGCGCGATCGGAATTCCGGCAGATGCTCTACACCGTGTCGGCCTTCGCCGTGTCGGACCCGCTGCACACCAACAATGTCGATTACATCACGGCGGAAGAGGCGGCGAATTTCCCCTATGCCAAAGAGGGGCAGCTTCTCGTTTCCTTCCGTGAACTCGGCGCCGTGGCGGTCCTCGACCCCGATGAGGAGACCATCACCTGGGCGAAGCGCTCCGACTGGCTCGGCCAGCACGATCCGGACATTCTGCCGAACGGCGATCTCATCCTTTTCGACAATTTCGGCAATTACGAGCGCGCCAATGCCCGCTCGCGCGTCATCGAGGTCAATCCGCGCACGTCCGAGATCGTCTGGGAATATGGCGGCACGCCCGAAGCGCCGCTCGACAGCATGATCCGCTCGGCGCAGCAGCGGCTCAAGAACGGCAATACGCTCATCACCGAATCCTCCGGCGGGCGGCTTCTGGAGGTGACGCGCGAGGGCGACATCGTCTGGGAGTACATCAATCCCGTGCGGGCCGAGACGCTCGCCGGCGAGACCGTGCCGCGCCTCTCCATCCTGTGCTGGGGGCAGCGACTGCCCCCCGATTATTTCGACGCCTCTTTCACCAGCTCGTTGCAGGCGACGAGCCAGACCGGGAAGAAAACGATATGAGACGGTTTGTGTTTTTTGCTGTGACCGCAGCACTCCTGCCTTCTGCCGCTTTCGCCTATGTGGGCCCGGGCGCGGGGCTCAGCCTTCTCGGCGCCTTGTGGGCGCTTGTCGCCGCGATCGGCCTTGCGATCAGCTTCGTCGTCGCCTGGCCGGTGCGTAAAATGATGCGCAATCGCCGCAAGGCGGGCGCCGCGCGACAGGAGAATGCCCCCGGTGCCGCGCCGCTTTCTTCCCAGGCCGCGACCGCAGAGCCGGCCGGCGTCAGCGAACGGACGGCGAATGGGGCTTCTTGATCTGCCGGCGCCGCTGTTCGGCTGGATCGACGGACAGCTGTCGCACATTCTGCCCTCCTTCCTGGTGGTCTTGATCTGGGCGTCGGTCGCCTCGATCGCCTCCATGGAGCTCTATCGGCTGTTGTCGCCGCAGGCGCGGATTGCGGAATTGCGGGTTGCGCTGAAAGGCGCGCAGGAACGGCTTGGCGAATTCGACGGGCCGTTCGAGGAAGCGGGCGGGCTCATCCGCAACATGCTGGGGCTTGCCCTGAAGCGGGTGTTTCTGGTGCTGCCATCGACGCTGATCGCCTCGCTGCCGCTTCTCACCCTCATTTTGTGGCTCGATTCCTCCTATGCGCGCACGATGCCGCCGGAGGGCCAGAGCGTCACCGTGCGGGCCTCGGGCAATTACGGCGGCGAATGGGTGGAGGACCGGCCGGCGCCGCGGGCGATCGTCAAGGATGCGAACGGGACGACGATCGCCGACGTGCCGGTGAAGGCGCCGGTGCCGGTCGTGCACAAGAAGCAATGGTGGAACTACATCATCGGCAATCCGATCGGCTACCTCGCCGACGAGGCGCCGGTCGACGAGATCGAGATCGATTTGCCGAAGCGGGAGATCGTCACGGCCGGGCCGTCCTGGGCACGCGGATGGGAGATCATCTTCTTCCCGGCGCTGATCCTGATGTCGTTTGCCGCAAAATCCATCCGCAGGATCGAATAGATGGCGCAGGATCG from Rhodopseudomonas julia harbors:
- a CDS encoding response regulator — translated: MRYQHDMDTKEPGARTNSQPQILLVDDDVDILDELAEGLAALDLPPLKASTAVEALAIVQRNPGLRVIVTDLQMPQIDGIELLQKLTARRHSRPLTAVVMTGNASLDRAVAALRLNAVDFLQKPVSAEEVAIAIRRALDLTGRTSPEPSQSATESDYLRALVAARTDRDAIFKAKLFSDPAWDMMLDLAVAEATGRFVSVTSLCLASGVATTTALRRIDELQEADLIMRFPDETDRRRTLVRLTETGLERMHAFVERQAARLGLKVG
- a CDS encoding response regulator; the encoded protein is MAPRSILICEDERELAAEIAEFLEAEDWRPTLCASVSQAHALLVQGLAPDCLLTDLRLGEMSGLDLIGRARRLPKPLRPRVIALITGEATDVVLGEPFGPDVLFFKPVDPFEMLADLEARFVDCKILRWPLSAARRNAASR
- a CDS encoding sensor histidine kinase, whose amino-acid sequence is MLSKKAKIARRLLAGALVVTTLGLFMATGMLYLRQSEQRQLLAMSIRSSGWVAYQAQLEYVKTTSALDIAREKPSPRIIDQLKLRLELLDSRLPLLYASKEGRLIAGIDTFTPALKAYRTRIDAYLARLEDPLPPPPKSGRIISQWRSELVPLGRDLQTILEAAVVDNDEINRREAELSRETAALPLTLMFISGGGLILLLVVQARRDRRRLHDVLEARRAQIEVETSFEKAMQAMPFVTLIFDPDNHEVKFANDEAVGLVGAPLSHPDWTRLIQAAIDVSKATDQGDARSIIMSFGRRDGEISSLRGTISSARWRGRRLRMLALADVTKLRDAELKVMQAAKLATLGEMATAIAHETNQPLAVIRLAIANARRLLENGETGEALAGKLTRISDQVERVKRITDQVRRYGRLTSQQCEPFALHDAVQLAIGFVAEQYRAAGIRLDIDLDFPNDLAVAGEQTMFEQVIVNILVNARDALDALHDRDVDRTPVLQVRGRVQAGTVVLELEDNAGGIADDIIAHIFDPFVTTKPVGKGTGLGLSMVRNIVRDMNGEIVARNVRAGACFTIRLPIASDALSLEEAA
- a CDS encoding oxidoreductase, producing the protein MSREDIEALQQQVIVTHTPWEAGNQAFSGPLLATLADLAGLPVVEAALVALNDYSAEIPQSDWALYDVIMAVRQDGQEMRIRDKGPFRIVYPVDAYPELKSHLYHSRMIWQIRSIDFRVE
- a CDS encoding GntR family transcriptional regulator, producing MGEKSRKARVVIGMDAQEEEVGPTSVEQATALIRRAIVTAEYRPGERLKVADAARRFGFSAMPVREALRKLEGEGLVAILPNRGAVIRPIDEKFLKDVYEVRTALETLAVQRLMPRITLAMLDELSSLQAAHAAAVERADLEEIIMANRTLHMRLFELAGNAEATRLFELGWELIYALRRRLGYRPNRLASVIEEHRLLVDALRRHDFAACAAILRMHNTAGMEDMIASLAGE
- a CDS encoding DUF3830 family protein; amino-acid sequence: MSKLVVSAGPYRFDARLEEEAAPQTCAAFRKVMPFESKIVHVRWSGEGVWIPLGDMQFGVGYENHTSYPAPGQMVLYPGGISETEILLAYGGVHFACKMGQLAGNHFITLTSGLDDLAKLGPMTLWEGAQPIRFEFA
- a CDS encoding aldo/keto reductase, whose translation is MKTRKLADHLEVSALGFGCMGLNFGFTDFPKENDAVALIRAAVERGVTFFDTAEVYGPFTNEEIVGEALRPMRDKVVIATKFGFHIVDGKQAGMNSRPKHIKEVAEASLKRLGIDEIDLFYQHRVDPDVPIEEVAGAVQDLIAEGKVKHFGMSEPGAETLRRAHAVQPVTAVQNEYSLWTRGVETNGILKACEELGIGLVPYSPLGKGFLTGAMSKDTKISETDFRALLPRFTPEAMEKNQALIELLKQVAAEKEATPAQIALAWLLAQKPWIVPIPGTTKLHRLEENLASAEIELGEDDLSRIGAALAEIDVEGERYPEHLMAATGR
- a CDS encoding arylsulfotransferase family protein; translation: MGSLPPERGMGEGDDGSSADRIFKAGFFISLVFIAFVAGAIMTTAGVTPGPQISDAYLGGKALYDRATTTQNLYLTDLWYPERRSDKGVTVNDAARTEQGLTLYTSGDDAVARLIAMDGTVVHEWRRPYSSVWHEGAAVKRPQPDAFVYFRKAIAYPNGDLLVVYEGAGDTPYGYGVAKLDKDSNVIWSYLANAHHDIDVGPDGRIYVITHEFVNEKLDGFDNFKQPRLDDFLVILSPDGQELKKIALIQAVARSEFRQMLYTVSAFAVSDPLHTNNVDYITAEEAANFPYAKEGQLLVSFRELGAVAVLDPDEETITWAKRSDWLGQHDPDILPNGDLILFDNFGNYERANARSRVIEVNPRTSEIVWEYGGTPEAPLDSMIRSAQQRLKNGNTLITESSGGRLLEVTREGDIVWEYINPVRAETLAGETVPRLSILCWGQRLPPDYFDASFTSSLQATSQTGKKTI